The DNA window AAAGGGTGGTTACCAGTCACATAACTTCCATAACGCATTCGAGGGCACAGACAAGGCGACCGCCTACGGGATCGTTAACGCACTGTACAACGTGATCTGGTCCTTCGTCGGTTACTCGAACGTGAATTACGCATTAGGTGAAGTGAAGGACCCAGTGAGAACTTTGAAAATCGCGGGGCCAACCTCTTTGGTGTTTCTCGCGGTCGTCTACATCTTCGTTAACATTGCATACTTCGCGGTCGTTCCAAAGGATAAACTAGTGTCATCTAAGTTGATCCTGGCTGCGGACTTCTTCGATATCTGTTTCGGTGGGCACGCGAAGAGAGCCGCTGCCGCGTTTGTAGGGTTGAGTGCGCTAGGGAACGTAATGTCCGTCATCTTCTCACAGGGACGTATTATCCAACAACTGGGCCGTGAAGGTGTCTTGCCCTTCTCCAAGTTTTTCGCGTCCTCCAAACCGTTCAATTCTCCAGTCGTCGGTCTTTTCCAACATTTCATCGTCTGTCTCGTCACGATCCTGGCACCACCTCCAGGTGACGCCTATAACTTCATCATGAACTTGATCTCGTACCCAATGAACATCATCAATTTCGCCATCAGCACAGGTTTGCTATGGATTTACTACCAAAGTTACAAGGGCCGCATTGAATGGAAACCACCAATCAAGGCAGGTGTGACAGTCACCACTTTCTTCGCCCTGTCGAACCTGTACTTGATCATTGCTCCATACATCCCACCAAGTGACGGCGAGTCCGTCTATGAGAATCTACCTTACTGGATCCACTGTGTAGTGTCCTGGGGGATTTTCGGTTTGGGTGGGCTGTACTACCTCGTCTGGACCCAGCTGCTACCAAGATGGGGCAAGTACAAGCTCGTCACAAAGGATGTGCTCGGAGAAGACGGGTTCTGGCGTGTCAAGATCGTCAAAGTCCCAAACGCTACCAGCGAGGATGACTACATCGACGGTAATGGGGGCGTATCCGTACAAACTGGTGACAAGGACAAGGCATCCGTCATAGAATACGTGAACACAGCACAGGACACTATAGAACCT is part of the Huiozyma naganishii CBS 8797 chromosome 4, complete genome genome and encodes:
- the KNAG0D04070 gene encoding uncharacterized protein (similar to Saccharomyces cerevisiae MUP1 (YGR055W); ancestral locus Anc_4.195), coding for MSDTKKGSSFISQLNVFNKENYKLKEFNVSTQQSGGGSQENGDSSDVETGQQFMTELDQGEKQLGLFSCIGLICNRMLGTGVFAVSSTIYTLCGSVGLALIMWAVGAIIALAGLYVYMEFGTTIPKNGGEKNYLEVIFKKPKFFITCMYASYVFFLGWAAGNSVNTAVMFLTATDTEVTKWNQRGIAVAVVFFAFLVNAINVKLGIFIQNCLGIFKIGIVLFISVTGWVALGGGLKGGYQSHNFHNAFEGTDKATAYGIVNALYNVIWSFVGYSNVNYALGEVKDPVRTLKIAGPTSLVFLAVVYIFVNIAYFAVVPKDKLVSSKLILAADFFDICFGGHAKRAAAAFVGLSALGNVMSVIFSQGRIIQQLGREGVLPFSKFFASSKPFNSPVVGLFQHFIVCLVTILAPPPGDAYNFIMNLISYPMNIINFAISTGLLWIYYQSYKGRIEWKPPIKAGVTVTTFFALSNLYLIIAPYIPPSDGESVYENLPYWIHCVVSWGIFGLGGLYYLVWTQLLPRWGKYKLVTKDVLGEDGFWRVKIVKVPNATSEDDYIDGNGGVSVQTGDKDKASVIEYVNTAQDTIEPLQSTNSDASVHARHKHNN